From Elusimicrobiaceae bacterium, one genomic window encodes:
- the dusB gene encoding tRNA dihydrouridine synthase DusB: MTPFARPLSVGGVKLSNNLSLAPMAGITDSPFRRVCLRGGAGLVCAEMVSARGVLHENARTQAMLGFPPDEHPVSLQIFGCDAEALVSAARAAQESGADIVDINAGCPVKKIVKAGCGSALMRDERLFAALLAAAVRSVSIPVTIKFRTGLRAGERIGARLARIAEENGASAVTVHARPAAAFHAGPVDLEGLAAVCAAVKIPVIGNGGVRTCAHARAMFGCGCAGVMIGRGAVGNPFIFRSLAAELEGGPVFEPSAAERLAGFCELLELNAARYGERAGLVRARKVAGYWIRGFDGAAAARGAFVRLESMSEAARLFSSCLTGAWPDKQPPPGF; encoded by the coding sequence ATGACGCCGTTTGCGCGCCCGCTGTCTGTCGGCGGAGTTAAACTTTCAAACAATCTGTCTCTCGCGCCGATGGCGGGGATCACCGATTCCCCGTTCCGGCGCGTTTGTCTGCGCGGCGGCGCCGGGCTCGTCTGCGCCGAGATGGTATCGGCGCGCGGCGTGCTGCATGAAAACGCCAGAACGCAGGCGATGCTGGGTTTCCCGCCCGACGAACACCCCGTTTCGCTGCAGATTTTCGGCTGCGACGCGGAGGCCCTCGTGTCCGCCGCTCGCGCCGCGCAGGAAAGCGGCGCGGACATTGTGGACATCAATGCCGGCTGTCCGGTGAAAAAAATTGTTAAGGCCGGGTGCGGCAGCGCGCTGATGCGCGACGAACGCCTGTTCGCCGCGCTGCTTGCGGCGGCGGTTCGCTCCGTTTCCATTCCGGTGACCATAAAATTCCGCACGGGCCTGCGGGCTGGCGAGCGCATTGGCGCCCGGCTCGCCAGAATAGCCGAAGAAAACGGCGCGTCCGCGGTTACGGTTCATGCGCGTCCCGCGGCGGCTTTTCACGCCGGCCCGGTTGATCTTGAGGGGCTGGCTGCGGTCTGCGCCGCCGTGAAAATCCCCGTAATCGGCAACGGCGGAGTGCGGACCTGCGCCCACGCCCGCGCCATGTTCGGGTGCGGCTGCGCGGGCGTTATGATCGGGCGCGGCGCGGTCGGCAATCCGTTTATTTTCAGAAGCCTCGCCGCGGAGCTTGAGGGCGGGCCGGTTTTCGAACCTTCCGCCGCAGAACGGCTGGCGGGGTTTTGCGAACTGCTGGAACTGAACGCCGCCCGCTACGGCGAGCGGGCGGGACTTGTGCGCGCGAGAAAGGTGGCCGGTTACTGGATTCGCGGTTTTGACGGCGCGGCCGCCGCCCGCGGCGCGTTTGTGCGGCTGGAGAGCATGTCGGAGGCGGCGCGGCTGTTTTCCTCCTGCCTGACCGGCGCGTGGCCGGATAAGCAACCGCCGCCCGGATTCTGA
- the mutS gene encoding DNA mismatch repair protein MutS → MTQTKTDTPLMQQYRAVKAAYPHAILFFRLGDFYEMFGEDAKTASRALGLVLTARQGEPMCGIPFHSSTGYIAKLIKAGHKVAVCEQTEDAGQGRKLVRREVVRLITPGTVLEDELLDAKTANYMICLETELNGWGAACVEVSTGEFWGTQKMNDPAYRGLASFLARLAPAEIIASGKTAARLGAAGVLPHTAALTVYDRPAAQLAPGEGWPARDIWANRQLALKAALGAAAYVEENEPHLKGRLAPVFKETADTLELDENAIRTLELVASDCGRAQSLWGALDRCVTPMGSRTLREWLLHPLADITAIKKRQKTVAGFVAGPEERAELAAVLENISDIERVLGRLAAASATPRDVAGLRRSLAGLEEFKKWFERSSCVGLETLRRFEDVYPALAKTALLLERAIVEAPPAKISDGGVMADGYHPELDELRALRRDGGARLRDFEARERERAKIPSLKVGYNSVFGYYIEITRANQDKAPQDYIRKQTLANCERYINEELKDMEARILGAEDRILRLESELFVRLREELAGTDRELRVFARIAAELDVYYAFAVVAAENGYVCPEVDLSCDLEIEAGRHPVVERNLPPGTFVPNNLYINDRDPQIMVITGPNMSGKSVYLRQGAVLVIMAQAGGFVPAKRARIGLVDRIMTRIGAHDALARGESTFMVEMKETASILASFSRRSLILLDEIGRGTSTFDGISIAWAVLEHLRNPEGGPKVLFATHYFELTDLEEKYPGVANHNVAVREWQNAAGRDEVIFLHKIEKGPADKSYGIHVAGLAGLPASCILRAGRILETLETRSELVTEKQKAAPRLPLFASHPVLDELRLVVPEKLSPFEALGLIHQWKKQLEN, encoded by the coding sequence ATGACCCAGACAAAAACAGATACGCCTTTAATGCAGCAGTACCGCGCCGTGAAAGCGGCCTATCCCCACGCCATTCTGTTTTTCCGGCTGGGTGATTTTTATGAAATGTTCGGCGAGGACGCAAAAACAGCCAGCCGCGCGCTGGGGCTGGTGCTTACCGCGCGCCAGGGCGAGCCGATGTGCGGGATCCCTTTTCACAGTTCGACCGGCTATATAGCGAAGCTGATCAAGGCCGGGCACAAAGTGGCGGTCTGCGAGCAGACCGAAGACGCCGGACAGGGCAGGAAACTGGTGCGCCGCGAAGTGGTGCGCCTGATAACGCCCGGCACCGTGCTGGAGGACGAACTGCTCGACGCCAAAACCGCCAACTACATGATCTGTCTGGAAACCGAGCTTAACGGCTGGGGCGCGGCCTGCGTGGAGGTTTCGACCGGCGAGTTCTGGGGCACGCAGAAAATGAACGATCCCGCCTACCGCGGGCTGGCTTCGTTTCTGGCGCGGCTGGCTCCGGCGGAGATCATCGCTTCCGGCAAAACCGCCGCCAGACTGGGCGCGGCGGGCGTGCTGCCGCACACGGCGGCGCTCACCGTTTACGACCGGCCGGCCGCGCAGCTCGCGCCGGGCGAAGGCTGGCCGGCCCGCGACATATGGGCGAACCGCCAGCTTGCCCTGAAAGCCGCGCTGGGCGCGGCGGCTTACGTGGAGGAGAACGAGCCGCATCTCAAAGGCCGGCTTGCGCCGGTTTTTAAAGAAACCGCGGACACTCTGGAACTGGATGAAAATGCGATACGCACGCTTGAACTTGTCGCGTCCGACTGCGGGCGCGCGCAGAGCCTGTGGGGCGCGCTGGACCGGTGCGTTACGCCGATGGGGTCGCGCACCTTGCGGGAGTGGCTTCTGCATCCTCTGGCGGACATAACGGCGATAAAGAAACGCCAGAAAACCGTCGCCGGGTTTGTGGCGGGACCGGAGGAGCGCGCTGAACTGGCGGCGGTGCTGGAAAATATTTCCGATATCGAGCGGGTGCTGGGGCGGCTGGCGGCCGCTTCTGCCACGCCGCGCGACGTGGCGGGGTTGCGCCGTTCGCTTGCGGGGCTGGAAGAATTCAAGAAGTGGTTCGAGCGGTCTTCGTGCGTGGGCCTGGAAACGCTGCGCCGGTTTGAGGATGTGTATCCCGCGCTTGCCAAAACCGCGCTGCTTCTGGAACGTGCGATAGTCGAGGCGCCGCCAGCTAAAATATCCGACGGCGGCGTTATGGCCGACGGGTACCACCCGGAACTTGACGAACTGCGCGCGCTGCGCCGCGACGGCGGCGCCCGGCTCCGTGATTTTGAGGCGCGCGAGCGGGAACGCGCCAAAATTCCTTCGCTGAAAGTGGGGTATAATTCGGTTTTCGGCTATTATATCGAAATCACCCGGGCCAATCAGGACAAGGCTCCGCAGGACTATATCCGCAAGCAGACTCTGGCCAACTGCGAGCGTTACATTAACGAAGAGCTAAAGGACATGGAGGCGCGCATTCTGGGCGCCGAGGACCGGATTCTGCGGCTGGAGAGCGAACTGTTCGTCCGCCTGCGGGAGGAGCTGGCCGGTACGGATCGCGAGCTCAGGGTTTTCGCGCGCATCGCGGCGGAACTGGACGTGTATTATGCGTTTGCGGTTGTCGCGGCGGAGAACGGCTATGTGTGCCCGGAAGTTGATCTGTCGTGCGATCTCGAAATCGAGGCGGGGCGGCATCCGGTGGTGGAACGCAATCTGCCGCCGGGCACGTTCGTGCCGAACAATCTTTATATAAATGACCGGGATCCCCAGATCATGGTCATCACCGGCCCCAACATGAGCGGCAAAAGCGTTTACCTGCGGCAGGGCGCGGTGCTGGTCATCATGGCGCAGGCGGGCGGGTTCGTGCCGGCGAAACGCGCGCGCATCGGGCTGGTGGACCGCATCATGACGCGAATCGGCGCGCATGACGCGCTCGCGCGCGGCGAAAGCACTTTCATGGTGGAAATGAAGGAAACCGCCAGTATTCTGGCGTCGTTTTCGCGCCGCAGCCTTATCCTGCTGGACGAAATCGGGCGCGGCACCTCCACTTTCGACGGCATTTCGATCGCCTGGGCGGTGCTCGAGCATCTGCGCAACCCGGAAGGCGGGCCGAAAGTGCTGTTCGCCACGCATTATTTCGAGCTGACCGACCTGGAGGAGAAATATCCCGGCGTCGCGAACCATAACGTCGCCGTGCGGGAATGGCAGAACGCCGCCGGGCGCGACGAGGTGATTTTTCTGCATAAAATCGAAAAAGGCCCGGCCGACAAATCCTACGGCATTCACGTCGCCGGGCTGGCGGGCCTGCCCGCGTCATGCATACTGCGCGCCGGGCGGATACTGGAAACCCTGGAAACCAGGAGCGAGCTGGTTACGGAAAAGCAGAAAGCGGCGCCCAGGCTGCCGCTTTTCGCCAGCCATCCGGTTCTTGACGAATTGCGGCTGGTGGTGCCGGAAAAACTCAGCCCGTTTGAGGCGCTGGGGCTGATACACCAGTGGAAGAAACAGCTGGAAAACTGA
- the mutL gene encoding DNA mismatch repair endonuclease MutL, producing MAEIKQLSPQDISKIAAGEVIERPASVLKELLENAVDAGARTVRVEFEGAGSGLLRVTDDGCGMSPRNLRAACRRHTTSKITAFSDLDSLATFGFRGEALFSIAAVSRLELSSCTHEPGAAGVRLELEGGRTVSESPAPPVPGTAVSVRDLFFNTPARLKFLKSPATERAHLLRVAEECALANPGVSFHVYAEKKRVYALAAGPVAAQGILARAREIMGSAADGFLHAGSPQDGITVFLSAPGGMVARRDLQFFFVNRRPVSAKTLSQALYKAYEGRRDNAKHPACVIFLELDPASFDVNVHPQKKEVRFRDESAVFSAVYQTAGKALLAALAEGTQQAAVREPEEPEGYFVKPPDRSGRPDRSGQAGPESGSAPKPPERELPGAPRETVSDNGFEPAFFEPYRKSGSANDIIKAASGADAQWDRTAADPAWWAPPYRFLGQLDRSYLLFECAAGLMIMDQHAAQERVLFEQYLAQFERGRLAVQRLMLAVNIEMPASAVENLMRWKDWLATAGFELERSGPKTVLAHSAPGIFELDDAGITAFIESAAEMLGDPVKCAEKVRRELVAMTACKRAVKAHDRLGESEALRLLRDLKRCENGLNCPHGRPTITVQPVAELARRFRRG from the coding sequence ATGGCGGAGATAAAACAGCTCAGTCCGCAGGATATCAGCAAGATAGCCGCGGGCGAGGTGATTGAACGGCCCGCGTCGGTGCTTAAGGAGCTGCTGGAAAACGCGGTGGACGCGGGCGCGCGCACTGTGCGTGTGGAATTTGAGGGCGCGGGGTCCGGGCTGCTGCGCGTAACCGACGACGGCTGCGGCATGTCGCCCCGGAATCTGCGCGCAGCCTGCCGGCGGCACACGACCAGCAAAATAACCGCTTTCTCCGATCTGGATTCGCTGGCCACGTTCGGGTTCCGGGGCGAGGCGCTGTTTTCGATAGCGGCGGTGTCGCGGCTGGAACTGTCGTCCTGCACGCATGAGCCGGGCGCGGCGGGTGTCAGGCTGGAACTGGAGGGCGGACGGACCGTGTCCGAGTCGCCCGCGCCGCCGGTGCCGGGCACTGCCGTTTCGGTGCGGGATCTGTTTTTCAACACGCCGGCCCGGCTGAAATTTCTCAAAAGCCCCGCCACCGAGCGGGCGCACCTGCTGAGGGTGGCGGAAGAATGCGCGCTGGCCAATCCCGGCGTAAGTTTTCATGTCTACGCGGAAAAAAAACGGGTCTACGCGCTGGCGGCCGGCCCGGTCGCGGCGCAGGGGATACTGGCGCGCGCGCGTGAAATCATGGGCTCCGCCGCGGACGGATTCCTGCACGCCGGTTCTCCGCAGGACGGGATAACGGTTTTTCTTAGCGCGCCCGGCGGCATGGTTGCGCGCCGTGATCTGCAGTTCTTTTTTGTCAACCGGCGGCCGGTGTCGGCCAAGACGCTGTCGCAGGCGCTTTACAAGGCGTATGAGGGCCGGCGCGACAACGCGAAACATCCGGCCTGCGTGATTTTTCTGGAGCTGGATCCGGCTTCGTTTGACGTAAACGTGCATCCGCAGAAAAAAGAGGTGCGGTTTCGGGATGAAAGCGCGGTGTTCTCCGCGGTCTACCAGACCGCGGGCAAAGCGCTGCTCGCCGCGCTGGCGGAAGGAACTCAGCAGGCGGCGGTGCGCGAGCCGGAGGAGCCGGAGGGTTATTTTGTAAAACCGCCGGACAGGTCTGGCCGGCCGGACAGAAGCGGCCAGGCCGGGCCGGAGTCCGGGAGCGCGCCGAAACCGCCGGAGCGGGAACTGCCGGGCGCGCCCCGCGAAACAGTTTCGGACAACGGGTTTGAACCGGCTTTTTTTGAGCCGTACAGAAAATCGGGATCCGCCAACGACATTATTAAAGCCGCATCCGGCGCGGACGCGCAATGGGACAGAACCGCCGCCGACCCCGCCTGGTGGGCTCCGCCGTACCGGTTTCTTGGCCAGCTGGACCGGAGTTATCTGCTGTTTGAATGCGCGGCCGGACTGATGATCATGGATCAGCATGCCGCGCAGGAACGCGTGCTGTTTGAACAGTATCTCGCCCAGTTCGAGCGGGGCCGGCTTGCCGTGCAGCGGCTGATGCTGGCGGTTAACATAGAAATGCCGGCCAGCGCGGTGGAAAACCTCATGCGGTGGAAAGACTGGCTTGCCACGGCGGGTTTTGAGCTGGAGCGGTCAGGCCCGAAAACCGTGCTGGCGCATTCCGCGCCGGGTATTTTCGAGCTGGATGACGCCGGCATAACCGCATTCATTGAATCGGCCGCAGAAATGCTCGGCGATCCGGTAAAATGCGCGGAAAAGGTGCGGCGCGAACTGGTCGCCATGACGGCCTGCAAACGCGCCGTCAAGGCGCATGACCGGCTGGGCGAAAGCGAAGCGCTGCGGCTGCTGCGTGATCTGAAACGTTGTGAAAACGGGCTCAACTGTCCGCATGGGCGGCCCACCATCACAGTGCAGCCCGTAGCGGAGCTGGCCCGCCGTTTCCGCCGGGGCTGA
- a CDS encoding peptidylprolyl isomerase, which translates to MKKLFALSACVLMAGACTQKQEPVAAPAPEKVQESTMPTNPEKAVTELGLKPGEYAVFQTEKGRIVAQLFRDKAPLTVENFTALANGEKEWTDPATGQKKKSRFYDGLTFMRVIPNFMIQGGDPLNNCTGGPGYKFKDEFNNGLSFDKPGILAMANSGPDTNGSQFFITDRPGVDGFPAHLNNRHTIFGEVVDGMDVVSAIARVPAQGGIAVNPVKIEKVEIVKIPQP; encoded by the coding sequence ATGAAAAAATTATTCGCGCTTTCAGCCTGCGTGTTAATGGCCGGCGCCTGCACCCAAAAGCAGGAGCCTGTCGCCGCGCCCGCGCCGGAGAAAGTACAGGAATCCACAATGCCTACAAACCCCGAAAAAGCCGTAACGGAACTGGGCCTCAAGCCCGGAGAATACGCCGTGTTCCAGACCGAGAAAGGCCGCATCGTCGCGCAGCTGTTCCGCGACAAGGCCCCGCTGACAGTGGAAAACTTCACCGCGCTCGCCAACGGCGAGAAAGAATGGACCGATCCCGCCACCGGCCAGAAGAAGAAATCCCGTTTTTATGACGGACTGACCTTCATGCGCGTGATCCCCAACTTCATGATCCAGGGCGGCGATCCGCTCAACAACTGCACCGGCGGGCCCGGCTACAAGTTCAAAGACGAGTTCAATAACGGGCTTTCGTTCGACAAGCCCGGCATCCTCGCCATGGCCAACTCCGGGCCCGACACCAACGGCAGCCAGTTTTTCATAACCGACCGGCCCGGCGTTGACGGCTTCCCGGCACACCTCAACAACCGGCACACCATCTTCGGAGAAGTTGTTGACGGGATGGACGTGGTGTCCGCCATCGCCCGCGTGCCCGCGCAGGGCGGCATCGCGGTCAATCCGGTCAAAATCGAAAAAGTTGAAATCGTAAAAATTCCGCAGCCCTGA